DNA from Aquaspirillum sp. LM1:
GCGCTACACGCAAAAACAGGTACACATCAAGGGCCACGCCATGGAATGCCGGATCAACGCCGAAGATCCGTTCACCTTTGTGCCCAGCCCGGGCCGGATTGAAGGCTACCACCCGGCGGGCGGCCCTGGCATCCGCATCGACTCGCACATTTACCACGGCTATACCGTGCCGCCGTACTACGATTCGATGATTGCCAAGCTGATTTCCTATGGCGACACCCGCGAGCAGGCCATGGCGCGCATGCGCGTGGCGCTGTCGGAAATGGCGATTGGCGGCATCAAGACCAATATCCCGCTGCACCAGGAATTGCTGGTGGATGCGGCGTTCAAACGGGGCGGCACCTCAATCCATTATCTGGAAGAGCGCCTGGCCCAACTGAAAAAGTCCGAAGTATGAGCTGGCTGCAAGTCACCCTCGACACCGATTCCGCCGTGGCGGAAAAACTCGCCGATGCGCTGATGGAGCTGGGCGCGCTGTCCGCCGCAATTGAAGACGCCGCTGCCGGCACCGATGCCGAAGAACCGATTTTTGGCGAACCCGGCGAACCGGTGGACCGCATGTGGCGTACCAGCCGCATTCTGGCGCTGTTCAACCCGGAACAGGACATCGCCCTGCTGATTGCCGCCGCCGCCGGCGAGTGCGGGCTGAGCACGCCCAGCTGGCAGGTGGAAGAAGTGGCCGAGCAGGACTGGGTACGCGCCACCCAGGCCCAGTTCGACCCGATCCGCATTTCTGACCGGCTGTGGATCACCCCCACCTGGCACGACGCGCCCAACCCGGACGCGATCAACCTGCAGCTTGATCCTGGCCTGGCGTTTGGCACCGGCAGCCATCCCACCACCCGGCTGTGCTTGCAATGGCTGGACCGCGAACTGAGCCCCGGTGCATCAGTGCTGGACTACGGCTGCGGCTCGGGCATTCTGGCCATTGCCGCGCTCAAGCTGGGCGCAGGCCGGGCGCTGGGCGTGGACATCGACCCACAGGCAGTACAGGCCAGCCGCGACAATGCCGTGCAAAACAGCGTGGAAGCCGATTTTTACCTGCCTGGCCAGTTGCCCGACGTGGAAACCGACGTAGTCGTGGCCAATATCCTGGCCAATCCGCTGCGCTTGCTGGGCGCCTTGCTCACCCGCCATGTGCGCGTGGGTGGGCACATTGTGCTGTCGGGCATCCTGGCCGAACAGGCTGACGAAATCCAGGCCATCTACCAGCAATGGTTTGACATGGACGCACCGGTGTTTGACGACGGCTGGACCTGCCTGTCCGGACGCAAACGCTGATTTCCCCCGCCGGCCTTGCCCCCGCCATCCCTGGCGGGGCGGGCAGGCGGCTGTCATTGCCCACGCGGCATTCAGGCATTTCTGCTATGCTCTTGCCACTGCAAAACGCTTAAGAGTTGTCTCCCGCCATGTACATCACGCAATGCCCGCACTGCCAGACCCGCTTCAAGGTCCAGCCGGGTCAGCTTGACGTCTGCGACGGCCAGGTCCGCTGTGGTCGCTGTTCCACCGTGTTTGATGCCCGCGCATCGCTGGAGCCGGTGGATAACGCCCCGGCTGTCGCACCGTCCGCGCCAGCCCCGACGCCCGCCAGTTCCCAACCCAGCAGCCCCAGCCAGTTGGCGGCGGAAGACGCCTTGCCGGCAGAAGCCGGCCATCTGGTGCGAGCCCTGGCCAATGCCCCGCAAAACGGCCAGTGGAGCAGCCCGGCCCCGCAGGACGAAGCCACCGCCATTCCGCTGCCAGCGGATCGCGACCTCGACCGCATCAGCAAAAACATCGACCTGGAACTCCCTGATTTTGCCGCGCCAGCGCCCCGCAAGCCCGCAGGCCGCCAGGAGCCGGTGCTGCGCCCCGATCCGCTGCCACGCCACGCCACGCCGCCCGCCAGCAGCAAACCGGCGGCACCAGCCCCGGCCCCCAGCCCGGCCCCCGCACCAGCCAAGCAGCCAGAAGTCATCCCGGATGAACAGGACGACGACGCCTTCCTGAAAAAGCTGCAGGCAGCCCGTCAGCACCTGAACGCCGCGCCGGCCAGCGAAGCCAAGGCCGAACCGGCCCCCAGTGGAGGCCGGGTAGAACCCAGTTTCAAAACCGAAGTCTTGCCCGATGACGACGACGATGACGATGGTGCCATCTATCAGGGCCGGCCACAGGCGGCGGATCCCAAGGTGGAGCCGGCACCGTTTATCGCCCACAGCGCCGAGGTACTGAAAAACACCCCGGCAGACAAGCCGGGCAAAAAGTTCAGCCTGCCCAGCTTCAGCTTGCCCAAGTTCAGTCTGCCAAAGATCAACTTCCCGGCATTCAACTTCCCGGCAGCAGCACCCAAGGCCGGCGGTGGACGGCTGCTGTGGCTGTGGACCGCCGCCTCGGTAGTGGCCGCGCTGGCCTTTATCGTGCAGGTGGTGTACGTGTACCGCACGCCGATTGCCGCCGAACTGCCGGGCTCGCGCGGGGTGCTGGAATCGCTGTGCAAGGGCTTTGGCTGCTCGGTACCGTTGCCGCGCCGCAGTGAGCTGCTGCGCACCGAATACTCGGAACTGGCCGCCGTGCCCGACCAGCCCAATCTGATTCGGGTGTCCGCCACTGTGCGCAATCAGGCGGCTTATCCGCAAGCCTACCCGCATCTGGAGCTGACGCTGAAAGACGCCGAAGACCATGTGCTGTCGCGCAAGGTGTTCGACCCCAAGGCCTATCTGAACAAAAACGACTTTGCTCTGGGCCAGTTCAATGGCAACAGTGAAGTGAAGGTGAACATGCAGCTGGACATTGGCATGCTGCGTGCCAGCGGCTACAGCCTGATGTGGTTCTATCCATAACCCAGCCGCCAAGCCCGATTGACAGCAAAACAGCAAAAAAGCCGCCAGACCCTGTTATGTCTGGCGGCTTTTTTGTCTGCCCGGCACGCTAACCAAGCCGGGCCAGCACTGCCTCGGCAAATGCCTGCGTGCCCACCCCGGCGGTGCCCAGCACATCCGGCGTGGCAATGCCGGCTGCCAGCGTGGCGCTAACGGCGTGTTCCAGCCGAGCGGCTTCGGTCGGGCGCTGCCAGGTGTAGCGCAATAGCAAGGCCACGCTGAGCAGTGCCGCCACCGGATTGGCAATGCCCTGGCCGGCAATATCGGGTGCCGAGCCATGCACGGGCTCGGCAATCGCCACGCCGTGCTCGCCCAAGTTCAGCGATGCCGCCAGCCCCAGCCCGCCGCCATGCGCCGCCGCCAGGTCAGACAGGATATCGCCATACAGATTGGGTGCCACCAAGGCCTGAAACTGCTGCGGCGCGCGCACCAGCTGATAGGCGGCAGTGTCCACCAGCAGCTCGTTGAGCACAATCTCCGGATATTCCGCCGCCACCTCACGACAGCAGTCGCGAAACAGCCCGTCGGTCAGCGGCATGATATTGGCCTTGTGTACCACCGTCAGCCGGGTCAGGCCCTGGGCGCGCATCACCTCGCAGGCGGCGCGAGCCACCCGGCGCGAAGCGCCTGCGGTAATCCGCTTGATGGCGGTGGCGGTGTCGCCGTCGCGCTGTTCCTCGCCGATGTACAGGTCTTCGGTGTTTTCCCGCACAATCAGCAGACGGACATCGTCGCGGGCAGTGGGAATCGGCAGCGGCGACACCGGGCGCAGATTGGCGTAGGCGTTCAGCGCCCGGCGCAGCGCCACAATTGGCGAACGGTAGCCTTCCACCTTGCGCGCGGGCGAGCTGACCGCGCCAAACAGCACCGCCCCGCACGCCTGCGCCTGCGCCAGGCTGGCTGCCGGCAAGGCCTGGCCGGTGCGGACAAAGCAATCCCAGCCCGCGTCGGCGGTGTGCACTTCCAGCTCCGGCAGCAACCGCTGCAAGGCGGCCACCGCCACCGGTGCCACTTCCTGACCAATCCCGTCGCCGGGCATCACACATAATTTCATTGGCAGCATCATCCACAAGATTGCACGGCCAATCAGTGTACGCCTGCGGCCAGGCCGGGGAAACGCTTACGCCGCGCTCAGTTGCCCCAGCGCCTGACTGGCATTCGGGCACAGATGCGCTTCAAACTGGCGGGTGGCCGCCGCCCAGCTGAAGCCCTCGGCGTACTGGCGCACCTTCTGGCGGTCCAGGCTCATGGCGTCCAGACACGCCTGACGCAAGTCCTCGCTGAGCACACCCGCGCCGCTGCTGGCCACCACATCCAGCGGCCCGGCCACCGGAAACGCTGCCACCGGCGTGCCGCAGGCCATGGCTTCCAGCAGCACCAGACCAAAGGTATCGGTCAGGCTGGGAAACACAAACACATCGGCTGCCCGGTAAAACCGCGCCAGTTCGGCTTGCGGATACACCCCGGCAAACCACACATTCGGGTAGCGGCGCTTGAGCGACTCCATCAGCGGGCCGTCGCCCACCACCCATTTGCTGCCGGGCAAGTCCAGCTGCAAAAACGCCTCGATGTTTTTTTCCACCGCCACCCGGCCAATGTAAACAAAGCGCGGCGGGATGGAATCGTCCAGCCGGTCGCGCTCGCCGGGGCAGAACAGGTCGGTATCCACCCCCCGGCTCCACACCACCACATTATTGAAGCCCCAGCCTTCCAGCGCCGTCTTGATTGATGGCGTGGGTGCCATCACTGCCGCGCTGGGGCCATGAAACCAGCGCATGAACGCATAGCTGGCCGACAGCGGCAGGCGCACGCGGGCGTGGATGTATTCAGGAAAGCGGGTGTGGTACGCCGTGGTGAAGCGCAGGCCATGCTGCATGCACCAGCGCCGCGCCGCCAGACCCAGCGGGCCTTCGGTGGCAATGTGAATGGCGTCGGGGGCAAACGCTTTCAGCATCGCTGCCACCTTGGCATAAGGCCGCCACGACAGGCGGATGTCCGGGTAGGTGGGGCAGGGAAAGGTGCGAAAGTCCAGCGGGGTGATCATGGACACGTTGTGGCCCAGTTCGCCCAGCTCGCGGCAGGTTTCGGTCAGGGTGCGAACCACGCCGTTGACTTGCGGACGCCAGGCGTCGGTGACAATCATGATGCGCATGAAGAAGCTTCCTCGGGGTCGGGATCGGGCTGGGCCGGTTCCGGCTTGCCCAGAATGCGCGGCCAGTGGACGATGTCCAGCTGACCATCCAGGGTTTCGACCAGGGCGGTCAGGCTTTCCACCCAGTCACCATCGTTGCAGTACAGCACGCCGTCGATCTGGCGGATCTCGGCCTTGTGAATATGCCCGCACACCACGCCGTCAAACCCGCGCCGCCGCGCCTCGTCGGCCAGCACCCGCTCAAAGTCGCTGATGAAGTTCACCGCGTTTTTCACCTTGTGCTTGAGGTACTGCGACAGCGACCAGTACGGCAGGCCAAAATGCCCGCGCAGACGGTTGAACCAGCGGTTCAGGTGCAGGATGCCGGTGTACAGGCTGTCGCCCAGATAGGCCAACCACTTGGCGTATTGGATCACCCCGTCAAATTCATCGCCGTGCAGCACCAGCAAGCGGCGGCCATCCACCAGGGTGTGCACTGCCTCCTGACGAATGGCAATCCCGCCAAAGTCCAGCCCGGCAAACTGCCGGCCTGCTTCATCGTGGTTGCCAGGGATGAACACCACCTGGGTGCCCTTGCGCACCTTGCGCAGGATTTTTTGCACCACATCGTTGTGCGCCTGCTTCCAGTACCAGGATTTTTTCAGCTGCCAGCCATCGACGATATCCCCAACCAGATAGAGGATGTCGCTGTCGGTGTGGCGCAAGAAATCCAGCAAATACTCGGCCTGGCAGCCTGCAGTGCCCAGGTGGATGTCAGACAGCCAGATGGCCCGGTAATGGCGGGCAATCGGCAGCGACAAGCTGAAAGAGGGGAGGTCGGTTTCAGGTTTCACGCTGCACATGCTGCCGGTGTGGCATTGCAGGGCGGGGTCAACCGGGTGACGGCGGCAAGAAGGTTTTTTGAAGGGAAGGTGAAGCGGCAGCGCGGCAAGCGCGGGCACAACAAGAATGCGCTAGAATAGAAAAAAACACACTGAATACAAGCGATTGTTTGCACAGCCACGACATTAGCATTGAACGCACATGAAAAAACCATCGCCCTACCACGCCATCGGCCTGCCTCGGCCCCCAACGGAACGATATGTCTCTCACGAACAGGCCGCCGTTGAGATTATCGAGGCAGGCAAGCGCCACGCCGCCACCCCGCAAACTGCACGCGCCTTCTTGCAACGGGTCGGCATTCTGGACGCTGACGGCCAACTCTCGCCCCACTACCGCTGATGTACAGCCGTCCGCCGGCCTTTGTGCAGTATCCCGGTCCAGTTTTTTCGACCCCCCCGATAGGGAATCAAGCGCTCAAGCCTGCACGGGCGCAGATTTGAGCCGGTATTGTCTTGCAAACTCTGCTGAGCTCATGTTGCCCAGGGCCGAGCTTAAAGCGTTTCTGGTTGTAAAATGTCAGCAGGTTTTTTGCCCCCAGCAGCATGTGTTTGCTATCCGTGGTGTGAGCAAATTTGCGCGTCCAGCAGGTTTTTAGGTCAACCGCTTTCAACAGCTTACGCACTTTGTCGCGCCCAAGCCGCACGCCGCATTCGGCCAGCGCGCAGTGCATTTTGCTGCTGCCATTGAGCCTTGGAGGTGAGCCTTACAGTTGGCTGATGATGGGCTGCATCATCGATAAGTGCGGGCGAACAAGGAGGAGGGGGTTTTTAGGATTTCGTTGTCCTTTTTGGCAATGCGCAGTTCAGCTTCAAGTTGGCGGATGCGTTGCCGGTCTAAGATCAGTGGCAGGCCGATGCCCGGCTGGCCGTTGAATTCGGCTTTGTACTCGGCGACCCAACGGTAGACACCGGTTTCGCCAAGGTTCAGTTCATGGCAGAGCTGGGTGATGCAGTGCTGTTACTGAACGATTTTTTTGGCGACTTCGAGTTTGAACTCGGGGGTAAAGTGGAGACGGGTTTGTGGCATATTCGATGTCCTTTGGGTGGTGGGATTGTTCCACCCATCGGCTTGTTCTAAAAAATTAGACTATGCACGTTATGGTCGAAGAAGCTCTTGATTAGGTGCTAAAATACCAGCCCAGTCAACGTGCTGCGCACAACGAAACAACTCGTAGTACGCGCAGCAAAAGATTCCAAAAGAGCCGTTGCAGTGTCTGTAAGTATGCTCCGTTGCCAACACATCAACCACAAGTTACAAGAGGAGCGGACCCCTCCCCCTGAAGTGCTTAATTAGGGGAGCACGTTACATAACAGAATGAGCAGAGACGATATTGTTGTATCTCTTTTTGCTGGGGCGGGCGGGTTCTCAACCGGATTTTCCCAAGCCGGGTTAACTCCGCTTTTCGGGGCTGAAATTAACTCTGACGCCTGCCAAACTTACCAGCTAAATGTAGGCAGCCCCTGCCATCAGCTCGATTTGAGCACGACCGAGCCTGCTCAGCTCGCACAGCTTACCGGTGGTCGCAAGCCATTTGTTGTTATCGGTGGTCCGCCGTGTCAAGGGTTTAGCACTGCAGGCCCCCGAAACTCTGCCGATCCCCGCAATCAGCTCATCTTCAATTACCTCAACATCGTTGAGAAGCTCTCACCTCGCTGGTTCATCTTCGAGAATGTCGAGGGACTTTTGACTTCTGGTGGCGGTAAGGACCTTGCACGCTTGGTCCGTGAGTTTATCAACATGGGGTACTCGATCCGGCTACAGAAGGTGAACCTCGCCTCGTATGGCGTACCTCAGACGCGCAAGCGAGTACTAATAGTCGGCAACCGGCTTGGCATCGACTTCCAATTTCCCGAGGAACTGTTTTCATTTGACAGCGGGAAGGCCAAGAAATCTTCTGACAAGCCCTTGGCACCTAGTCTCGCCGAAGCAATCGCAGGTCTTGGTCATGCAGCAACTACAAAGGGGGTACTAGTTCCGTACTCCAGCCCTTATCCAGTCAACGCATTCGAAGCTCGCATGAGGGAGGGCAACGTCGCAGGTACCGTGACTCACCACATCCGAGTGGAGCCCGCCGAACGAATGCAGGTGGAACTGCTTATGCCTGGTCAGACGATGAAAGACCTTCCACCCGAGCTTTGGCATGATAGCTACAAGCGGCGTGCAAACCGGAGGGTTTCGGACGG
Protein-coding regions in this window:
- a CDS encoding isocitrate/isopropylmalate dehydrogenase family protein, producing the protein MKLCVMPGDGIGQEVAPVAVAALQRLLPELEVHTADAGWDCFVRTGQALPAASLAQAQACGAVLFGAVSSPARKVEGYRSPIVALRRALNAYANLRPVSPLPIPTARDDVRLLIVRENTEDLYIGEEQRDGDTATAIKRITAGASRRVARAACEVMRAQGLTRLTVVHKANIMPLTDGLFRDCCREVAAEYPEIVLNELLVDTAAYQLVRAPQQFQALVAPNLYGDILSDLAAAHGGGLGLAASLNLGEHGVAIAEPVHGSAPDIAGQGIANPVAALLSVALLLRYTWQRPTEAARLEHAVSATLAAGIATPDVLGTAGVGTQAFAEAVLARLG
- a CDS encoding DNA cytosine methyltransferase: MSRDDIVVSLFAGAGGFSTGFSQAGLTPLFGAEINSDACQTYQLNVGSPCHQLDLSTTEPAQLAQLTGGRKPFVVIGGPPCQGFSTAGPRNSADPRNQLIFNYLNIVEKLSPRWFIFENVEGLLTSGGGKDLARLVREFINMGYSIRLQKVNLASYGVPQTRKRVLIVGNRLGIDFQFPEELFSFDSGKAKKSSDKPLAPSLAEAIAGLGHAATTKGVLVPYSSPYPVNAFEARMREGNVAGTVTHHIRVEPAERMQVELLMPGQTMKDLPPELWHDSYKRRANRRVSDGTPTEKRGGAPSGIKRMHGNLQSLTITGAAAREFIHPTEHRPLTIRECARIQTFPDKYQWVGNSSSVIQQIGNAVPPLAAERLAKHLQEIDGSFGADMQPAGVKTAKLLGFVLTEAAGMSPALKSTEALLRELHQGGFVFDDHTATA
- the prmA gene encoding 50S ribosomal protein L11 methyltransferase translates to MSWLQVTLDTDSAVAEKLADALMELGALSAAIEDAAAGTDAEEPIFGEPGEPVDRMWRTSRILALFNPEQDIALLIAAAAGECGLSTPSWQVEEVAEQDWVRATQAQFDPIRISDRLWITPTWHDAPNPDAINLQLDPGLAFGTGSHPTTRLCLQWLDRELSPGASVLDYGCGSGILAIAALKLGAGRALGVDIDPQAVQASRDNAVQNSVEADFYLPGQLPDVETDVVVANILANPLRLLGALLTRHVRVGGHIVLSGILAEQADEIQAIYQQWFDMDAPVFDDGWTCLSGRKR
- a CDS encoding glycosyltransferase family 1 protein, with product MRIMIVTDAWRPQVNGVVRTLTETCRELGELGHNVSMITPLDFRTFPCPTYPDIRLSWRPYAKVAAMLKAFAPDAIHIATEGPLGLAARRWCMQHGLRFTTAYHTRFPEYIHARVRLPLSASYAFMRWFHGPSAAVMAPTPSIKTALEGWGFNNVVVWSRGVDTDLFCPGERDRLDDSIPPRFVYIGRVAVEKNIEAFLQLDLPGSKWVVGDGPLMESLKRRYPNVWFAGVYPQAELARFYRAADVFVFPSLTDTFGLVLLEAMACGTPVAAFPVAGPLDVVASSGAGVLSEDLRQACLDAMSLDRQKVRQYAEGFSWAAATRQFEAHLCPNASQALGQLSAA
- a CDS encoding UDP-2,3-diacylglucosamine diphosphatase, with amino-acid sequence MKPETDLPSFSLSLPIARHYRAIWLSDIHLGTAGCQAEYLLDFLRHTDSDILYLVGDIVDGWQLKKSWYWKQAHNDVVQKILRKVRKGTQVVFIPGNHDEAGRQFAGLDFGGIAIRQEAVHTLVDGRRLLVLHGDEFDGVIQYAKWLAYLGDSLYTGILHLNRWFNRLRGHFGLPYWSLSQYLKHKVKNAVNFISDFERVLADEARRRGFDGVVCGHIHKAEIRQIDGVLYCNDGDWVESLTALVETLDGQLDIVHWPRILGKPEPAQPDPDPEEASSCAS
- a CDS encoding DUF3426 domain-containing protein; protein product: MYITQCPHCQTRFKVQPGQLDVCDGQVRCGRCSTVFDARASLEPVDNAPAVAPSAPAPTPASSQPSSPSQLAAEDALPAEAGHLVRALANAPQNGQWSSPAPQDEATAIPLPADRDLDRISKNIDLELPDFAAPAPRKPAGRQEPVLRPDPLPRHATPPASSKPAAPAPAPSPAPAPAKQPEVIPDEQDDDAFLKKLQAARQHLNAAPASEAKAEPAPSGGRVEPSFKTEVLPDDDDDDDGAIYQGRPQAADPKVEPAPFIAHSAEVLKNTPADKPGKKFSLPSFSLPKFSLPKINFPAFNFPAAAPKAGGGRLLWLWTAASVVAALAFIVQVVYVYRTPIAAELPGSRGVLESLCKGFGCSVPLPRRSELLRTEYSELAAVPDQPNLIRVSATVRNQAAYPQAYPHLELTLKDAEDHVLSRKVFDPKAYLNKNDFALGQFNGNSEVKVNMQLDIGMLRASGYSLMWFYP